TGTAtgagcattttaaaataaaaataaataaacggTTTGAACTTTTAATATGTATTCAGTGTGTATTTTATGGTTGCTTACCTGGGCCAGATGTTCTGTTTGGTCCTCAACTTCTATATCTGCAGCTCTGCTACTCTGTGCTGTCACATCTGTCACATCCTCTGCTGGGCTAGCCTCAGTCGATTGTTGTTTTTCAAGGCCCTGATTTGAAAAGTTGGACCTGGAGTCCCTTGCCACCTCTTGATCCACTGTGAACACTAGCAGATCATAGTACCACAATCTTGGCACATAGATGTCATCCGCAGAGGCACCTGATTTTTTTGAGGCCTGTACTTtgttcatttcttttttaaaaacagtCCTTAAATTTGCTATCTTCGTCTTTACATATTGAAGATCGGCCGACGAGCAAACAGATTTGCAGAGGCTTATCAATTCTGCATATGCCTTGTCACGTTTGATCCTGTtcaaaaaacaaataagcaataaataccaacataaatattgcatttggTTGTAGTAAAGTAGTACTGCTTACCAAGTGATGAGTACTTTGTGGCCGAAAAATCGTGATGAAACGAATAGATTCTTCCAGGTTTCCACGACTGTTACCCGTCCGTTCGTTGCTAGGGAACACTGGAACGAACGGTCGTATTTATCGTAGTTTTTTCTAACAGGCTCCGCCTACTTCCGTTTGCGACGTCAGACAGACGGGCGCAGTATTGTGGAGACATGAAGGTGCGAGGTGAGAAAAGCAAGTCAACAGCTAAGAGAATGCAAAATACTGATGAAAGGAGAGATGCAGGTGTGAAAGATGGGGGGGACAGAAGGCCTACTGCTGAGGATGACGGTGGCAGGAGAAAGGCTACAGCTATGTCCAAACAGGAGATGGTGCACATGGTAtccattatggaaaaaaaagattacGATTGTAAAAGTGGAGAGTATTCCAGGCCCAATACAAGGAAAAATCATATCCTGGATATAGTAATCCACGGGCTTGAGAGGAAGTTTGGCGTTAGCAGATCGAAAGATCAGCTCCGCAAAAGGTGGTCAGATTTAAAACTGAGAGAAAGAGACCAACTGGAAACCATTAGGCGGATCATTAAAAAAAGTGAGTAATACATtagtattatacattattattttctctGCAACATGTACCACAACAGTATGTTGAATTATGGTGATGTTCAAATCAATTTGTTTTTGCAGAAGACAAGCGTAAAAAATTGCTGCAAACCCATCGCAATCATAGACGGTGTGCCTCTTCTTCTGCATCTTCTTCTATGCGGAAGCCTGAGATTCCGGTGCCTGGTGCCAGTGAGAAGGATGATGATGTAGAGACGGACCATAATGAGTCTGATGAGCATGGTCATAAGAGCCAGGAAATAGAAAGCACGGGAATAGAAAGGcaggaaatagaaagcaatgagccaGATATCGAGCCACAATCCAGCGATACCTCAGACGTTAAAGAAATCCATGAGGAAACATTCTGTGACACTGCACCTAGCAGCCCGTGCATCCTAGTTAGCAGTACAGGTAGGTTGACCATACTTTGCATTTGATTACTACCAAGCAGGCTAGCCAAAAATAACCAATACTATTTTTCACATTATAATACTATTTGTCACATTATTTCACAGAAGAAAGTATGGCAGCGCAAAATGTGTTGTACC
The sequence above is a segment of the Xenopus tropicalis strain Nigerian chromosome 7, UCB_Xtro_10.0, whole genome shotgun sequence genome. Coding sequences within it:
- the LOC105946000 gene encoding uncharacterized protein LOC105946000; the encoded protein is MKVRGEKSKSTAKRMQNTDERRDAGVKDGGDRRPTAEDDGGRRKATAMSKQEMVHMVSIMEKKDYDCKSGEYSRPNTRKNHILDIVIHGLERKFGVSRSKDQLRKRWSDLKLRERDQLETIRRIIKKKDKRKKLLQTHRNHRRCASSSASSSMRKPEIPVPGASEKDDDVETDHNESDEHGHKSQEIESTGIERQEIESNEPDIEPQSSDTSDVKEIHEETFCDTAPSSPCILVSSTEESMAAQNVLYLCIAEQPDLETPKEISNTEINQGPDPNNPNVVEDIQKCKILLATIKQSVKVIETTLESICQKVCNTGE